The following proteins are co-located in the Campylobacter concisus genome:
- the thiS gene encoding sulfur carrier protein ThiS yields the protein MIKFRVNGKIFELENDINVYDFLAQNGYELKFIALERDGEILPKKLWRERFMSEGKAYEIVTLVGGG from the coding sequence ATGATCAAATTTAGAGTAAATGGCAAAATTTTCGAGCTTGAAAATGATATAAATGTTTATGATTTTTTAGCTCAAAATGGCTATGAGCTTAAATTTATAGCCCTTGAGCGAGACGGAGAAATTTTGCCAAAAAAGCTTTGGCGTGAGCGCTTCATGAGCGAGGGCAAAGCTTATGAGATCGTCACTTTAGTTGGCGGTGGATGA
- the thiF gene encoding sulfur carrier protein ThiS adenylyltransferase ThiF produces the protein MIEIVLNGTKFKVPVKSLSELKELALGDKESEIYKFLEKFNATKPDIFIVDGFAIKENSELKDGSNVVFIRRGVMPEREVLRAMIASRNSPELNLALSKAVIGVAGLGGLGSNIALSLARVGVKKLVLADFDVVEPSNLNRQQYFVRHIGMKKTQALKELINDVNPFVEVETHDIFLDEKNVASVFGECEILCEAFDNVAGKAMILNEAGASLKDKKIIGASGMAGYFSSNLIKTIKFAKNVYLCGDLTNEAKIGQGLMAPRVAICANHEANLVIRLLMGLEA, from the coding sequence ATGATAGAGATTGTATTAAACGGCACAAAATTTAAGGTGCCAGTAAAAAGCCTTAGCGAGCTAAAAGAGCTTGCACTTGGCGATAAAGAGAGTGAAATTTATAAATTTTTAGAGAAATTTAACGCAACTAAGCCAGACATTTTTATCGTTGATGGCTTTGCTATAAAAGAAAATAGCGAGCTAAAAGATGGCTCAAATGTCGTATTTATAAGGCGTGGCGTGATGCCTGAGCGTGAAGTTTTACGCGCGATGATCGCTTCAAGAAACAGCCCTGAGCTAAATTTAGCCCTAAGTAAGGCAGTAATCGGCGTGGCTGGACTTGGCGGCCTTGGCTCAAATATCGCGCTAAGCCTTGCAAGAGTTGGCGTAAAAAAGCTAGTGCTTGCCGACTTTGACGTGGTTGAGCCAAGCAACCTAAACCGCCAGCAGTATTTCGTCCGCCACATCGGCATGAAAAAGACGCAGGCGCTTAAAGAGCTGATAAATGACGTCAATCCATTTGTCGAGGTTGAAACTCACGATATATTTTTAGATGAAAAAAACGTGGCTAGCGTCTTTGGCGAGTGCGAAATTTTATGCGAAGCCTTTGACAACGTTGCTGGCAAGGCGATGATACTAAATGAAGCTGGTGCTAGCCTAAAAGATAAAAAAATCATCGGCGCCTCTGGCATGGCAGGATACTTTAGCTCAAATCTCATAAAAACCATAAAATTTGCCAAAAATGTCTACCTTTGCGGCGACCTCACAAACGAGGCGAAGATCGGTCAAGGGCTCATGGCACCACGCGTTGCAATCTGTGCAAATCATGAAGCAAATTTGGTCATTAGACTGCTTATGGGCTTGGAGGCGTAA
- a CDS encoding thiazole synthase — protein sequence MQSDSLILGGKEFQSRFILGSGKYSHELIDSAINEAGAQILTLALRRINESKERNILDFIPKGVTLLPNTSGARNAKEAIRIAQLARELGCGELVKIEIITDSKFLFPDNAETIKACEALANDGFVPMPYMFPDLNAARAMLSAGASCIMPLAAPIGSNQGLVFKDIIEILINELDAQIIVDAGIGRPSQACEAMEMGAAAIMANTAIASSKNIPLMARAFKEAIIAGRNAYLAGLGAKSKSANASSPLTGFLD from the coding sequence GTGCAAAGTGATAGCTTGATCCTTGGCGGCAAGGAGTTTCAAAGCCGCTTTATCCTTGGCTCTGGCAAGTACTCGCACGAGCTCATCGACTCAGCCATAAACGAGGCTGGCGCGCAAATTTTAACCCTTGCTCTTAGGCGCATAAACGAAAGTAAAGAGCGAAATATACTTGACTTTATCCCAAAAGGCGTGACGCTTTTGCCAAACACAAGTGGCGCTAGAAACGCCAAAGAGGCTATTCGTATCGCCCAGCTCGCACGTGAGCTTGGATGTGGCGAGCTTGTTAAGATAGAGATCATTACTGACTCTAAATTTCTCTTTCCAGACAACGCTGAGACGATAAAAGCGTGCGAAGCCTTGGCAAATGACGGCTTCGTGCCGATGCCATATATGTTTCCTGATCTAAATGCTGCAAGAGCGATGCTAAGTGCAGGAGCTAGCTGCATAATGCCTCTAGCTGCGCCAATTGGCTCAAACCAAGGACTAGTTTTTAAAGATATCATTGAAATTTTGATAAACGAGCTTGACGCGCAGATCATCGTAGATGCAGGCATAGGCAGGCCATCACAAGCGTGCGAAGCGATGGAGATGGGAGCGGCTGCGATCATGGCAAACACAGCTATCGCCTCATCTAAAAATATCCCGCTCATGGCAAGAGCCTTCAAAGAGGCTATCATCGCTGGTCGAAACGCCTATCTAGCAGGCCTTGGTGCAAAGAGCAAAAGCGCAAACGCCTCATCTCCGCTCACTGGGTTTTTAGACTGA
- the thiH gene encoding 2-iminoacetate synthase ThiH, with translation MKFTRTDHMQLLPHMQDVGSEIMDEILKERASYKPEIYSEADVKAALNAKHCSLENLKALLSPAAAPFLEQIAQLAQAKTRANFGSNITLFTPLYIANYCDNLCVYCGFNAKNNIKRAKLSDEEITRELREISKSGLEEILILTGESETNSSVAYIANACALAKKFFKVVGVEIYPLNSEDYALLHKSGADYVTVFQETYNPTKYEKIHLGGNKRIFPYRLNAQERALLGGMRGVGFAALLGIDDFRLDAFATALHASLVQKKYPHAEIAFSCPRLRPIINNDRINPRDVGERELLQVICAYRIFMPTASITISTREKAKFRDNAIKIAANKISAGVKVSIGAHGEEKKGDEQFEISDDRSVDEIKAMIKANGLEPLMSEYVYV, from the coding sequence ATGAAATTTACTAGAACCGACCACATGCAGCTATTGCCTCACATGCAGGATGTTGGCAGTGAGATAATGGATGAAATTTTAAAAGAGCGTGCTAGCTACAAGCCAGAAATTTATAGCGAAGCGGACGTAAAAGCAGCTCTTAATGCAAAGCACTGCTCACTTGAAAATTTAAAAGCCCTACTCTCGCCTGCAGCAGCGCCATTTTTAGAGCAAATCGCCCAGCTCGCCCAAGCAAAGACAAGGGCAAATTTTGGCTCAAACATCACGCTTTTTACGCCACTTTACATAGCAAATTATTGTGATAATCTCTGCGTTTATTGCGGTTTTAACGCTAAAAATAATATAAAAAGAGCAAAGCTAAGTGACGAGGAGATCACAAGAGAGCTAAGAGAAATTTCAAAGAGCGGTTTAGAAGAAATTTTGATCCTAACTGGCGAGAGCGAGACTAACTCAAGTGTCGCTTACATCGCAAACGCCTGCGCTTTGGCAAAGAAATTTTTTAAAGTTGTTGGGGTTGAAATTTACCCGCTAAACTCTGAGGACTACGCCCTACTTCACAAAAGCGGCGCAGACTACGTGACCGTCTTTCAAGAGACCTATAATCCTACAAAATACGAAAAAATCCACCTTGGCGGCAATAAAAGAATTTTCCCATACCGCTTAAATGCTCAAGAACGAGCGCTTCTTGGAGGCATGAGAGGAGTTGGCTTTGCAGCACTTCTTGGCATAGATGACTTTAGGCTTGATGCCTTTGCTACGGCACTTCATGCAAGCTTAGTTCAAAAAAAGTATCCGCACGCCGAGATCGCATTTTCATGCCCAAGGCTTCGCCCTATCATAAATAACGACCGCATCAATCCGCGTGACGTGGGTGAGCGCGAGCTTTTGCAAGTGATCTGCGCTTATAGAATTTTCATGCCAACAGCTAGCATCACCATTTCAACCAGAGAAAAGGCTAAATTTCGCGATAACGCCATAAAGATCGCCGCAAACAAGATAAGCGCTGGTGTAAAAGTAAGCATAGGCGCTCATGGCGAAGAAAAAAAAGGCGACGAGCAGTTTGAGATAAGCGACGATAGAAGCGTGGACGAGATCAAAGCTATGATAAAAGCAAATGGCCTAGAGCCCTTAATGAGCGAATATGTCTATGTTTAA
- a CDS encoding thiamine phosphate synthase, translating into MSMFKILCISDFDSYEGDDFLKRIQLLCKAGVDEILLRAKMLSEAQFFDLARVVAQICENYRKKFIINQFFDVACKLKSDFWLTSAQLDFFKNYGIFLDEFRKTAKIYAPAHDLEQAKISASIADVLVASHIFATSCKEGLEPKGVNFINELKSFDKEIYALGGLDSGNYKEAIKAGANGICFMSLAMSGDIELIKKIVESKNG; encoded by the coding sequence ATGTCTATGTTTAAAATTCTCTGCATTTCCGACTTTGACAGCTATGAGGGCGATGACTTTTTAAAAAGGATCCAGCTACTTTGCAAGGCTGGCGTGGATGAAATTTTGCTTCGTGCAAAGATGCTAAGCGAGGCTCAATTTTTTGACCTTGCTAGGGTTGTGGCTCAAATTTGTGAAAACTACCGCAAGAAATTTATCATTAACCAATTTTTTGACGTAGCTTGCAAGCTAAAAAGTGACTTTTGGCTCACTTCAGCACAACTTGATTTTTTTAAAAATTATGGCATTTTTTTAGATGAATTTAGAAAAACAGCAAAAATTTACGCTCCAGCTCACGATTTAGAGCAAGCTAAAATTTCAGCCTCTATCGCTGATGTGCTCGTTGCTTCTCATATATTTGCCACCTCTTGCAAGGAAGGCCTAGAGCCAAAAGGGGTAAATTTTATAAACGAGCTAAAAAGCTTTGATAAAGAAATTTACGCACTTGGCGGACTAGATAGTGGGAACTACAAAGAGGCCATAAAAGCTGGCGCAAATGGCATTTGCTTCATGAGCCTAGCAATGAGCGGCGATATAGAGCTTATAAAAAAGATAGTAGAGAGCAAAAACGGCTAA
- a CDS encoding nitrogen fixation protein NifR, with translation MSLTDSLNLKATAFANRWRLVIKIWLVFSFLSYALAYYLGLEVFGFISAISIFGCVCLLAFSSLLWFIASLVFLQPLVFLLLEKFDESITVYALACAIWLLGWITLSLVVDDKFARLGNDILLKVSRIVLVGDFALLYFLNYNNNLDIETLIKSNLTKSLLLVLNSYMLPSLVTLLIFDIKTYIASKNE, from the coding sequence ATGAGTTTGACAGATAGCCTAAATTTAAAAGCCACTGCCTTTGCAAATAGGTGGCGACTTGTTATTAAAATTTGGCTTGTTTTTTCTTTTTTATCCTATGCGCTGGCCTACTATCTTGGGTTAGAGGTTTTTGGCTTTATCTCTGCCATTTCTATCTTTGGCTGTGTTTGCCTGCTAGCCTTTAGCTCACTTCTTTGGTTTATCGCTAGCCTTGTATTTTTGCAACCCTTGGTATTTTTACTACTTGAAAAATTTGATGAAAGCATTACTGTTTATGCTTTAGCCTGCGCAATTTGGCTGCTTGGATGGATCACTTTGTCGCTTGTGGTCGATGATAAATTTGCAAGACTGGGAAATGACATCTTGCTAAAGGTCTCTCGCATAGTTCTTGTTGGCGACTTTGCCTTGCTATATTTTTTAAACTACAACAACAACCTTGACATAGAGACTTTAATAAAGTCAAATTTGACAAAGTCGCTGCTTTTAGTGCTAAATTCCTATATGCTGCCATCGCTTGTGACGCTACTTATATTTGATATAAAAACATATATCGCTAGCAAAAATGAGTAA